DNA from Kitasatospora acidiphila:
GGTGGAGGCGGGCCTCGGCACCGGCTACGTCCGCGCCGAGTTCGACGCGGCCGGCCTGGAGTGGGGCACCGCCGCCACCCGGGTCAGCCGCCTGGCCGACACCGCCACCACCCTGCGCGCCCTGCTAGCCGACCCGCGCGCCCTCGGCTTCCCGGCACCCGCCACCCCACCGCCGCTGCTGATCGGCGGCAACGGCGACCGCGTGCTGCGCCTCGCCGCCCGCCACGCCGACATCGTCTCCTTCTCCGGCGCCACCCTCGCCCCCAACTCTGCCCGTGGCACCCTGCGCCTCATCGACGCCGACGCCATGGACGAGCGGGTCGCGTACTTCACCACCCACGCCGGACCCCGTGCGGCCACTGTCGAGCGCAACACCCTGGTGCAGACGGTGGTGGTCACCGACGACCGCCGCGCCGCCGCCCACGCCATGCGCAGCCGCCTCCCCTACCTCACCGCCGACCAGATCCTCGACGTCCCCACCCTCCTGGTCGGCACCCCAGCCCAGATCGCCGACACCCTGCTGGCCCGCCGCGAGCGCTACGGCATCTCCTACGTCTGCGTCCAGGAACGGGACATGGCGGCTTTCGCGCCGGTCATCGAGCAACTCGCGGATGCCCGCTCCTGATCACGGCACCCGCGCGAACTCCACTAATCCGGTCAACCGCAGCCCGAGCCAACGGTCGCCCAGGAGCAGATAGACGACATCCGGCGCGGCCACACTGAGCCCGGTCGCCCGCCCGGGGAGTGGCACGGTCAGCGGCCACCGCTCCGGGAACGAGGGGTTCCAGACCCGGAGGTTTCCGTCGCTGCTGGTGGCAACGATCAGGTCGTGCCCCCGACACGCAGCGTGGCCCAGTGGTCGAAGGGCCCGCTGCTGTCGCCGAGGGGGGTCGGCTGCCAGTACCCGGTCGGACTCACCGCGATGCCCTCGGAATCGGCCGCTGCCAGCGCGTACCGGCCACTGGAGAGCTTCACACCCAGCGGGGGGAGGGTGGTCTGCACCGGCAGCGCGATCCACTCGGGCTCCTCGCCGAGATCCTCGTCGTCCACCGGTGCCGGTTGCTCCTCCTGGACGGCAGACTCCTGTTGGTCCTCCTGGACGGCAGGGACGACCTGGTCCTCCTGGACGACGAAGACGAAGATGCCGTCCTCCCCCATCGGGAAGGCGAGCAGCACGGTTCCGTCGTCCCGAACGACGGGCACGGGCACCGGCACCGGCAGTGCGGCCGCGGCTGCGTCGTCTCCGATGACGGACACGGGCAGCAGGTCCTCGGCTGACACGGTGATATGCCACTTGCCGTACCGCTCCCACAAAAGCACATCGATCTGACCCACGTGCACGTAGGTGACCACCAGGACGGCGACCCGCCAATCGTCCACGAAGGTCGTCAGGGACCGGACCTTGAGGCCATTCGCGGCTGCGAGGAGCGCCAGCAGTTCGGGGTCGACAGGCTCGCCCGGGCGCGCGTCGTAGCAGGCGATGCCGTGGTCGCCGGCCGCGAAGACGAATGGGACGCCCTGCGGGGTCGTCAGGGCGGCGATCGCCCTGAGGTCCGCGGGCGCGTCGTCGAGTGGTCGCGTCCTCCCGGTGTCCGGCTCCAGCAGGTTCAGTTCCCCGGACCAGTCCATGGCCAGCCGCCACTCGTCGACGGCCACCCGGACCGCGCACAGTCGGCGGACCCGGCGGCCGTCGTGGGCCAGTTGCTGGGGCGGTCCCGCGAGGGCCGGATGCCAGATCCGGAGCATCCCGTCCCAACCGCCGGAGGTGATCAGCGGGACGTGTCCGGCTGATGTGATCGACGCCAGCGCATAGGTGCAGTCGGCGCCTTCCAGCCCGGCGGCCGAGTCGCGCAGGTCGAGGTCGGCGGCGCCGCTCGGCGCGCGGACGGTGGCCGCGTCCTCGACTTCCGGATCGATCCTGCTGTCGAACAGTCGCCTCAGGGTGCCTTTGAGCGGGTCGACGAGCGCGATCCGCGGCTCGGTGCCGGCGACCGCGAGCTCCGGGAGGCCGTCGGCCATGCCGAGGCCGTCAGCCCCGCCGTGGCC
Protein-coding regions in this window:
- a CDS encoding TIGR03621 family F420-dependent LLM class oxidoreductase, giving the protein MSPTGATNPTSPVRPFRFGVNLVPSSNGLSWPETCRTAERLGYDVIAVPDHLGVHSPFLAMMAAAAATERVQLTTFVLNCAFWNPVLLARDLLTAHELTGGRVEAGLGTGYVRAEFDAAGLEWGTAATRVSRLADTATTLRALLADPRALGFPAPATPPPLLIGGNGDRVLRLAARHADIVSFSGATLAPNSARGTLRLIDADAMDERVAYFTTHAGPRAATVERNTLVQTVVVTDDRRAAAHAMRSRLPYLTADQILDVPTLLVGTPAQIADTLLARRERYGISYVCVQERDMAAFAPVIEQLADARS